The archaeon genome includes the window ACTTCTGCGAGATCAACGAACTCAGGCTTGCCCTCAAGCCGGGGGCCGCCCGGGACTTCCTCTACCAGCAGCTTCTGAACGTCGAGGGGGCGCTCGCCACTGCGATCAAGGAGCACGCCAAGGGGCTGATCGACATCAGGAGGAGTCAGGAAATCAACCAGCTGGTAAACAAGCTGCAGTCCTTTCTCAAGGCCAAGAAGATATTCGACTTCAAGATTGCGCGCGAATCCGGTTCCATATCAACCGGAGACGACGTGGAGACGCTCCAAGGGTCGGTGTCCCAAGGAACTGATGCCCAGTCAGCGTTCCCGGCAGCCTCGGGCGACCCGGCAGTGACAGGCGTCCCAGTCCAGGTCGAGCCGGTCGCGGGCGTCATCCCGGGCGGTGACCCCGGCGTCCACACAGGGCAGACGGATTTCGGCGGGACGGGAGGAGAGGGAGGCGGCAAAAAGGAGGGAGGGCCGGGAGGACCGGGTTCGGAGGCAGGGTACGGCAAGGACGGGTACCGGGACGCCAACGGGGAGCTGAACAAACTCCAAACGGTCGAGCAGCAGGTATCCTCGGGGGACGCGGCCTCTGCCAGCACCAGAACCTACAGGCGCAGGAAGCCGCGGGGGTTCAACATCACCACCCAGGACAACGAATTCTCCGAGTGGCTGTCAGATTTCGACGAACTTACCTCGACCGTGATAGTCAACAGCGGACACCTAAGATACAAGGCCAGGGACAATCCTGACGACCCCATCAACAAAGACCTGCTGGCGTACCTCGCCGAACTCTACATCTGGGAAATCTGCAAGCTCGCTGGAAGGAAGAACAGCGAGTTCCCTGTGATGGACACCTTCCTCAAGACCAAATACGAATTCTTCGAGGTGGACTAGACGGGAGGAAAGGAGGAAGTATTGGCTGCCATAGCGGCCCTGGTCCCCAAAATACAGAAGGACCAGTCGAAGGTCGGAAGCGCAATCGAGGCCTACGATACAAGGCACCTGTGGGCGCTAGGCGATCAGGTCGGGAAATACGAGTCCCTGGCGGGCAGCGAAGAGCAGGCCATCTCCGAGATTCTGACACATTTCGAATCTGGCCTGGTCAGGTTCCAGCCTGCCCTGCTGAAGAAGGCGCGGGCGGCGAGGAGGGCATTCCAGTCAGAAGAAGAGTACCTGGCATATGCCAAGGGGGTGAGTTACGGCAAGCTCAGGGAGGTTCTCCCCATTCTGGACTCGGACTTTGCCCAGGCCTTGGGGGTCCCACAGGACGAGTTCACGAGACTGAGGGGCCTTCTCCCTAAGCTGACGTACGAGGAGACCCTGGCCGAGGTCAGGAAGATCAGGGAGAAGTATGACCCCGAAGGAATCACGGTTGACTACGACCAGGTCTGGGAGGACATGGAAGCATCGGTCACCGTCCTGAGCGCGGCGGTCAACAACAGAGACAGGACAGGCATGAGTGAATTCAGGCAGCTTTTCGGCGCCGATTTCATAACAAACAGCAGGCGGCTGATGGCGGCCCTGAACGACGAGACAGGCTTCAAGGGCATCACCGCCGGCCTCTCGAGGAATTTCGGCCGCGACCTAGACACCACCTCCCCCGGCCTCAAGGGAGAGATCAACCGGGTTGTGCACAGCCTGTCCCTCCTGAGGCGTGCAGACCCCAAGGCTAGAGAGAGGTTCCGCGACAGAGTCGGGAAGATGATGATAGGCGAGCTGGGCACGCTGATGAAGGCTGCGAGCAGTGACGAGGAAACCGAGAGATACCTGAGGAGCAGGAAAATCATTGAGAGACTGAAGGTTCCATAATTGAGCAAGACCACCAGTGCAGGCCTCGATTTCACAAAGGAACAGCTGAAGATCATTTCGCACCGCAACGGGCACCTCAGGATAATCGCCTGCCCTGGCTCCGGCAAGACCGAGGTCGTCTCCCAGCGAGTAGTCCGACTGATTGAGGGTGGCGTCGCGCCCAAGACGATCGTCGCGTTCACATTCACAGAAAAGGCGGCGGAGGAACTGAAGTTCAGGATCCGCCAGATTCTCGAGGAGCGGTGCCCAGACAGGGCCGATTTCGGGGACATGTTCGTCGGCACGATTCACTCGTTCTGCTTCCAGATGCTCAAGGAGCTGGTCCCGGAGTACCGTTCGTACGACGTGCTGGACGACCCGAAGAGGGTCGCGTTCCTTTCGAAGGGGGCGAATTACTTCTACAACATCGGGCTCGTCAGGCTGGAGAAGACCCACGGTCTCTGGTACTTCCAGACGATTGACCGGTTCATCGAAAGCGCCGACATTGTGATGACCGAGGATGTGGACCCGGACAGAATCACAGACAGGAGGTTCGCGGAGTGCTACGGGAACTACAGGGCGTCCTTGGACAGGGAGAAGTACTTCGACTTCTCGTCCGTGATGCACGCCTTCGTCTCTCTCCTGAGGGACAACCGCGAGGTGAGGAAGGCTGTCCACGCCCGGATCAAGCATGTCGTCGTCGACGAATACCAAGATGTGAATAGAATCCAGGACCTGCTGGTCGAGCTCCTGTCAGAAGGCGCCGACTCCGTCTGCGTCGTCGGGGATGACGACCAGAACATATACCACTGGAGAGGCTCCGACGTGAGCATCATCAGGAGCTTCGCGAAAAAGTACGGACGGAGATACAGGGTCACCGAAGGGCGCCTTTCCACCAATTTCAGAAGCACAGGGGCAATCATAGACACCGCGAGGTCGTTGATAGAACACAACGACGAACGGCTGGCCAAGGAAATGGAGCCGAGCCGAAAGCTGCCGAGAAAGAGCGAACCGGGGGACATAATCTACCACCACTTCGGTTCCGACAACGAGGAGTACAGCTTCATACTTGACAAAATCAGGGAGCTGCTGGGCACCGACTTCCTCGACAAAAGGAACAACCCGTTCTCCCTCTCGTACAGCGATTTCGCGGTCCTCGTTAGGAGCAACGCGGATGCCGCCAAGGTAGTGGCGTTCCTCGACCGCAACCACATTCCATGCGTGGCCTACAGCGGGACGAGCGTCTTCGAAGCGCCCGAAGTCGTGCTGGCAATGAATTGCATCGCATACCTTTTCGGGGCCAAGTCGTACCCGGACTTCGGGAAGACTCCCACTCTCAGCCAGCTAGGTGAGGCCTACAAGGCTGTGTTCGACCGGAGGTTCACGGAGGCGAAGGTGGAAAAATTCATCGTGGGGATGGCGAGGGTAAGGAAAGAAGCGGACGCCCTCCTCACGAAAGGCAAGAAGGACTACTTCGGCGACCTCGGCCTCCAGGGGTTCTACTACAAGATACTCTCGGCGATGGGCGCAGGAAGATTTGACTTCGGGGATGTTACGAATTACAACCTCGCGGCTCTGAGCCGTGCCATCTCTGACTACGAGTCGGTCTGGAT containing:
- a CDS encoding ATP-dependent helicase gives rise to the protein MSKTTSAGLDFTKEQLKIISHRNGHLRIIACPGSGKTEVVSQRVVRLIEGGVAPKTIVAFTFTEKAAEELKFRIRQILEERCPDRADFGDMFVGTIHSFCFQMLKELVPEYRSYDVLDDPKRVAFLSKGANYFYNIGLVRLEKTHGLWYFQTIDRFIESADIVMTEDVDPDRITDRRFAECYGNYRASLDREKYFDFSSVMHAFVSLLRDNREVRKAVHARIKHVVVDEYQDVNRIQDLLVELLSEGADSVCVVGDDDQNIYHWRGSDVSIIRSFAKKYGRRYRVTEGRLSTNFRSTGAIIDTARSLIEHNDERLAKEMEPSRKLPRKSEPGDIIYHHFGSDNEEYSFILDKIRELLGTDFLDKRNNPFSLSYSDFAVLVRSNADAAKVVAFLDRNHIPCVAYSGTSVFEAPEVVLAMNCIAYLFGAKSYPDFGKTPTLSQLGEAYKAVFDRRFTEAKVEKFIVGMARVRKEADALLTKGKKDYFGDLGLQGFYYKILSAMGAGRFDFGDVTNYNLAALSRAISDYESVWIRLRASEVRYFFNFVRSFAESHYTDTQHSDASVINAVHVLTIHKAKGLEYPAVFIPGFETRRKPLSGYNFVDSKLYDVRKYEGTKEDERRVYYTAMTRAEKYLFISGSEDHEGRKHSYKSHPFVQELDFGHVSGVVKLKRLRSGLPPKAAVSGTYPTSFTQLNAYSRCPQDFRLRHIYQYNAGVPVTFGYGTNVHNALNIIHSDYVENRKVPDDGEIEALVNRIFKLRYATKPIADRMKTSVIRIVKNYVGLHKGDFGRILETEKKFEFALDDALIAGQIDLLKKVDEKGSVTEVEIIDFKTEQNDSIYTADYERQLRFYAIACLESLGLDPQKAYVHHLDENRKSEVDISASVLGATRNEVAEEVSKILRKQFPPRPSARTCSECDYAMICRFRHPSAG